From one Halothece sp. PCC 7418 genomic stretch:
- a CDS encoding glycosyl hydrolase family 28-related protein: MKRRELFKNIAMMVGAAAGVTSYFQDDNNTPLEESTDLFNYASSLAYAQSKLSDDTKLTQSWVKPQEFGALGDGNHDDSVAIQAAIDILADQNGGIVYFPVGTYLLSTSHSTDSPIKNTSFITLKKNVSLIGENRYRVTLKRDISAATPNALIWLNEGTGREINGIGIDGVQSNFNNILHGILSQLDIDGLTINNCYITRVGSYGIGLQGVKQLSLGRAKNVTIKNCHIKGTGGDGIDIKNIKQETGYNVLYNLDIQGWGGRSSLKNQAGLDIRGVGNHISKVYFTSPNSYSGHAIRFRGSNYKTNNPGGQESILSNFWIDVSQQNIPGIRINQRGTIINSGYILCSDNSAGLEIDDTTVDHSRISNVIINGSGNSPNASFWCQGSNILLDNCISRNAYCGFKLANDHITLQDCKALNYRNYGFYVKSNATHYEILGSEASSNQGVPIVDKTNGQGIIKNLRGVN; this comes from the coding sequence ATGAAAAGAAGAGAATTGTTTAAAAATATCGCAATGATGGTGGGAGCTGCTGCTGGTGTTACCAGTTACTTTCAAGATGATAATAATACCCCTCTTGAAGAAAGCACTGATCTATTCAACTACGCTAGTAGTTTAGCATATGCTCAATCTAAACTCAGTGATGATACCAAATTAACTCAATCTTGGGTGAAACCACAGGAATTTGGTGCATTGGGTGACGGGAATCATGATGATAGCGTTGCTATCCAAGCAGCAATTGACATCTTGGCAGATCAGAATGGTGGGATTGTTTACTTTCCTGTTGGAACTTATCTGTTATCAACAAGCCATTCAACTGACAGTCCCATTAAGAATACTTCATTTATAACTCTTAAAAAGAATGTCTCTTTGATAGGAGAAAACAGATATAGAGTTACTCTGAAACGAGATATTTCAGCTGCCACTCCTAATGCCTTGATTTGGCTTAATGAAGGAACTGGAAGAGAAATTAATGGCATAGGTATTGATGGTGTTCAAAGTAATTTCAATAATATTCTTCATGGAATATTAAGCCAATTAGATATAGATGGGCTGACTATTAATAACTGTTATATTACACGAGTTGGAAGTTATGGCATTGGGTTACAAGGAGTTAAACAGTTATCACTAGGGCGAGCTAAAAATGTGACAATTAAAAATTGTCATATTAAAGGAACAGGTGGTGACGGAATTGATATTAAAAATATTAAACAAGAAACTGGATATAATGTCCTCTATAATCTCGATATTCAAGGTTGGGGAGGGCGTAGCTCCTTAAAAAACCAAGCTGGGCTCGATATTCGTGGTGTCGGCAATCATATTTCTAAGGTATATTTTACTTCTCCCAATTCTTACTCTGGACATGCAATCAGGTTTAGAGGAAGCAATTATAAAACAAATAACCCAGGTGGTCAAGAGTCAATACTTAGTAATTTTTGGATTGATGTTTCTCAGCAAAATATACCTGGTATCCGAATTAATCAAAGAGGAACAATTATTAATTCTGGATACATTCTCTGTAGCGATAACTCTGCTGGTTTAGAAATAGATGATACAACAGTTGATCATAGTAGAATTAGCAATGTGATAATTAATGGATCAGGAAATAGTCCTAATGCTAGTTTTTGGTGTCAAGGTAGTAACATATTACTTGATAACTGTATTTCCCGAAATGCTTATTGTGGATTTAAATTAGCTAACGATCACATTACTTTGCAAGATTGTAAAGCTCTAAACTATAGAAATTATGGATTTTATGTTAAAAGTAATGCTACTCATTATGAAATTTTAGGAAGTGAAGCCTCGTCGAATCAAGGTGTTCCTATCGTAGACAAGACTAATGGACAAGGTATTATAAAAAATTTGAGGGGAGTAAACTGA
- a CDS encoding tetratricopeptide repeat protein — protein MPTDHQPDPAYTYYKLGQALAHEKRWQEAIAQYRKALELNPNLSDARRGLEALLQKSSTPSAPAQKQPQAAFMPEKTPEGQQYRQQCQYYARNKQWQEAGQVLQKLLEVEPSFEAYRDLARVYQYLNQTEEATKTWYQAFQFNPKQPTAQQHLQLGNTFAKQKQWEPAIHCYQWAIERDPNLVLAHRNLGMAFARQEKWSEAVAACRRAIALNDQSALVYQELAVALERQEQWEEAIASYEQAIKRQPDDLSLVEPLLNLLEKRQDWEQLETVCRQGIEQDSQIARFHHLLGDALLHTERYEEAVAAYHNAISLNANFSWSHHNLGDALFKLERWEEAIEAYRSAIALKDDFAWSYYHLGGAALELERWEEALEGLQQAVQLDEELPAVEELLGDALRMRAKADLKKAVDYYRSAIAKNPDHEKLYHKALDAKPDDSDLYHQLATLLENKGNHQAAYIINNFV, from the coding sequence ATGCCTACTGATCATCAGCCTGATCCTGCATACACATACTATAAACTTGGACAAGCGTTGGCTCATGAAAAACGCTGGCAAGAGGCGATCGCGCAATATCGCAAAGCCCTAGAACTCAATCCCAACTTGAGTGACGCTCGTCGTGGTCTCGAAGCCCTTTTGCAAAAAAGCTCAACTCCTTCTGCTCCTGCTCAAAAGCAACCCCAAGCTGCTTTCATGCCAGAAAAAACGCCAGAGGGTCAACAGTATCGTCAGCAATGTCAATACTATGCTCGCAACAAACAGTGGCAAGAAGCAGGGCAAGTTCTACAAAAATTGCTTGAAGTGGAACCCAGCTTTGAGGCTTATCGAGATTTAGCAAGGGTTTATCAATATCTCAACCAGACAGAGGAAGCAACTAAGACTTGGTATCAAGCCTTTCAGTTTAACCCAAAGCAACCCACTGCTCAGCAGCATCTACAACTTGGCAATACATTCGCCAAACAAAAACAATGGGAACCCGCCATTCATTGTTATCAGTGGGCAATCGAGCGTGACCCCAATTTAGTTCTAGCCCATCGTAATTTGGGAATGGCCTTCGCTCGCCAAGAAAAATGGTCAGAAGCGGTGGCAGCTTGTCGGCGCGCGATCGCGCTGAATGACCAATCAGCACTGGTGTATCAAGAGTTGGCCGTTGCATTAGAACGTCAAGAGCAGTGGGAAGAAGCCATTGCTAGTTATGAGCAAGCAATCAAACGGCAACCTGATGATCTCTCCCTAGTTGAACCCTTATTGAACCTCCTTGAAAAACGGCAAGACTGGGAACAATTGGAAACAGTTTGTCGGCAAGGGATTGAACAAGATTCTCAGATTGCAAGATTCCATCATTTGTTAGGAGATGCGTTACTACACACTGAACGCTACGAAGAAGCGGTAGCAGCGTATCACAATGCTATCTCACTGAATGCTAATTTTTCTTGGTCTCATCATAATTTAGGTGATGCGTTATTCAAATTAGAGCGTTGGGAAGAAGCTATAGAAGCCTATCGCAGCGCGATCGCGCTTAAAGATGATTTTGCGTGGTCTTACTATCATTTAGGTGGGGCAGCCTTGGAACTGGAACGTTGGGAAGAAGCCTTAGAGGGATTGCAACAAGCGGTTCAACTAGACGAGGAGCTACCAGCAGTTGAGGAATTGCTGGGGGATGCGTTGCGGATGCGGGCAAAAGCAGATCTGAAAAAGGCAGTTGATTATTATCGCAGCGCGATCGCGAAAAATCCAGATCATGAGAAGTTATATCACAAGGCTTTGGATGCCAAGCCCGATGATTCCGATCTCTACCACCAGTTGGCAACACTCTTGGAAAACAAGGGCAATCATCAAGCTGCATATATTATCAATAACTTTGTCTGA
- a CDS encoding glycosyltransferase, with protein sequence MDNSKSDATEQMLHKLIELNPEIASAHANLGRHYAQQGDLEKAVACYEKALRLQPNDATKRSLDRAKTKLEQQVNNKKNNTEQKETIQLSEHSSSTTFQESEKASFFGRLDNFKDNQLTGWLINQENLDQNCQIDIFINGIFYRRVLANRWRDDLYKNFGTGNHGFLIEIPYLPKSLQSLEITASVAEYPNCLIGRGPKAKPIIIKNFQGLPGWKSGFPLANQLPLPKNNREKIEYLSRDIAIIIPIYNAREEVLNCIASVLKHTKRQFKLILIDDGSTDTKLISTLRDYDTKFPEITLHQNRRNLGYTPSINKGIAIAGEADVVLLNSDTIVTPRWLDNLQVAAYSAADISTVTALSNNAGAFSVPKDRKVNSIPSWLDEESFARLVTQESLALYPEIPTGNGFCLYIRRDALNNLGFFDEEAFPRGYGEENDFCLRALTRGWRNIIDDRTLVYHIRSASFGEHKAELVKSGRKIIDQRYPEYAKAVRNAFTDSPLMATLRFNLEQSLHHYTRFSLPRILYVISSESGGTPQTNIDLMNQVTETYQPFLLTSDTKTLKLYDCRGQEKILSEEFHLSIPLTGSTHESAEYNRFVEYILIRYGIELLHIRHIGRHSLSLPRIAKKLNISVIFSFHDFYTITPNVKLLDYREKYCFDEFSTDQARSNVELWSPESCPRLTRNWRKRWQQRMLGMLQFCDSFVTTSQKARQILQSTFPFLSNRDFRVIPHGRDFQKMLQLGQIPSPNEPIRILIPGHLCISKGSLLIKEIKACDRENKLEFHFLGSPDSSLDDIGVQHGKYKRSDFLEIVANINPHMGAIFSIWPETYSHTLTEMWATDLPVIALPMGAVEERLQKHGAGWIVENVKPAQVYKEITEVFSNPKEYTEKLDRVLAWQKGEGSNYTTKAMARQYIDLYESIEQNNKESLLAEQQQFSTPAKQSQQIIELFIDEQELKLPHSRKALRQWLLENKTNIEFTWQKCTVDAFLAGNTAFNCSSGDLVILSIHDIIPDKLEQLIAQCNRIELSFIGLLEQHKVTTSSKEAGSKDHFDAGIEQELKNILSKADAILMIGTTVWVDQIRQYFRDKVSNIWKYSMDSNSSWTDTAQRLVIHGNDRINWLEAMKKAQGRKVNHVSIVIPVYGKQDLTHQCINSIFRSTSSDISFDVLIMDNGSPDNTASMVTDMQQTYPNLKLFSSKQNLMFSLGCNIGVIASTGEYIVLLNNDTVVSKNWLSSLIEPLQKKSNVGITGPKLIYPDHTLQAGGIVFSNQSKFPYHIYKNMSENNQVVNKQRYFQALTGACLAMRAVDFLAVKGLDPCFVNGSEDLDLCFKVRTQLRKKLLYCPNSTITHFEGKTPGRGGHRLQNRKIFVDRWRKQIQADDLSFYDEDGFQVEQYLPEKGEVIGDELASIKPKLSRNENL encoded by the coding sequence TTGGATAACTCCAAAAGTGATGCTACTGAGCAGATGTTGCATAAATTGATCGAGCTAAATCCTGAAATTGCATCTGCGCATGCAAATTTGGGACGCCATTATGCCCAGCAGGGTGACTTGGAAAAAGCTGTAGCGTGTTATGAGAAGGCACTTCGCTTGCAACCGAATGATGCTACTAAGCGGAGTCTAGATCGAGCAAAGACGAAATTAGAACAACAGGTAAATAATAAGAAAAATAATACAGAACAAAAAGAAACAATACAGTTGTCAGAACACTCATCTAGTACAACTTTTCAGGAATCTGAAAAGGCTTCTTTTTTCGGTCGTTTAGATAATTTCAAAGATAATCAACTAACAGGTTGGTTAATTAACCAGGAAAATTTAGATCAAAACTGTCAAATTGATATTTTTATAAATGGCATTTTTTATAGACGAGTTTTGGCAAATAGATGGCGTGATGACCTGTATAAAAATTTTGGTACGGGAAACCACGGGTTCCTAATAGAGATTCCATATCTACCTAAATCGCTACAAAGTCTTGAAATTACTGCTTCGGTAGCTGAATATCCTAATTGCCTCATTGGGCGTGGACCAAAAGCTAAACCTATTATTATCAAAAATTTTCAAGGTTTGCCTGGATGGAAATCTGGCTTTCCTCTAGCTAATCAATTGCCACTTCCTAAAAACAATAGAGAAAAAATCGAATATTTATCGAGAGACATAGCCATTATCATCCCAATTTATAATGCGCGAGAAGAAGTGTTGAATTGTATTGCTTCAGTGCTCAAGCATACAAAACGTCAATTCAAGTTGATTCTTATAGATGATGGTAGCACTGATACAAAGTTAATTTCTACTCTAAGAGACTATGACACCAAGTTTCCAGAAATTACTTTACACCAAAATCGACGGAACTTAGGTTATACGCCATCGATTAATAAGGGAATTGCAATAGCGGGTGAAGCAGATGTGGTTCTTCTTAATAGCGATACAATTGTTACGCCAAGATGGTTAGATAATTTACAAGTTGCTGCATATTCGGCAGCAGACATCAGTACCGTCACTGCTTTATCTAATAATGCTGGTGCGTTTTCCGTACCAAAAGATCGAAAAGTTAACTCAATACCTTCTTGGTTAGATGAAGAAAGCTTTGCCCGTTTAGTTACCCAAGAAAGCCTAGCCTTATATCCAGAAATTCCAACTGGCAATGGTTTTTGTCTATATATTCGCCGAGACGCACTGAATAACCTAGGTTTTTTTGATGAAGAGGCTTTTCCTCGTGGGTATGGTGAAGAAAATGATTTTTGTCTGCGGGCTTTAACTAGAGGATGGCGTAACATTATTGATGATCGCACACTTGTTTATCATATCCGTTCAGCAAGTTTTGGTGAACATAAAGCTGAGCTGGTAAAATCAGGACGCAAGATTATTGATCAGCGATATCCTGAGTATGCCAAAGCGGTACGCAATGCATTTACTGATTCTCCGCTTATGGCTACTCTGCGTTTCAATTTAGAACAAAGTTTGCACCATTACACAAGATTTTCATTACCACGAATTCTTTATGTCATAAGCAGTGAGAGTGGAGGAACACCACAAACCAACATAGACTTGATGAATCAAGTTACAGAAACTTACCAACCTTTTTTATTGACAAGCGATACTAAAACCTTAAAATTATATGACTGCCGAGGTCAAGAAAAAATATTATCAGAAGAGTTTCATTTGTCTATTCCTCTGACTGGCTCCACTCATGAATCTGCAGAGTATAATCGATTTGTTGAATATATTCTTATTCGTTATGGAATAGAGCTTTTACACATCAGACATATAGGTCGCCATAGTCTATCTTTACCCCGTATTGCAAAAAAACTTAATATTTCAGTTATTTTTTCCTTTCATGATTTCTATACGATTACACCAAATGTAAAATTACTTGATTATCGTGAAAAATACTGTTTCGACGAATTTTCTACTGATCAGGCACGAAGTAATGTGGAATTATGGTCACCTGAAAGTTGTCCTCGTTTAACTAGAAATTGGCGGAAGCGCTGGCAGCAAAGAATGCTAGGTATGCTACAATTTTGTGATTCTTTTGTAACAACTTCTCAAAAAGCAAGACAAATCTTACAGTCAACTTTTCCTTTTTTAAGTAACCGCGATTTTCGGGTTATTCCCCATGGACGTGATTTTCAGAAAATGCTCCAACTAGGTCAAATACCGAGTCCCAATGAACCAATTCGGATTCTAATTCCAGGGCATTTGTGTATATCAAAAGGTTCTTTGTTGATAAAAGAAATCAAGGCTTGTGATCGGGAAAATAAGCTTGAATTTCATTTTTTGGGTTCTCCAGACAGTAGCTTAGATGATATTGGAGTTCAACATGGTAAATATAAAAGAAGTGATTTTTTAGAAATCGTAGCAAATATTAACCCTCACATGGGAGCAATTTTTTCGATTTGGCCAGAAACTTATTCTCATACTCTAACCGAAATGTGGGCTACTGATTTACCAGTGATTGCACTTCCCATGGGGGCTGTAGAAGAACGTTTGCAGAAACATGGAGCTGGATGGATTGTCGAAAATGTTAAGCCAGCACAGGTTTATAAAGAAATTACTGAAGTCTTCTCTAATCCTAAAGAATATACAGAAAAACTAGATAGAGTTTTAGCTTGGCAAAAAGGAGAAGGCAGTAACTACACTACAAAAGCCATGGCTCGACAATATATAGATCTTTATGAATCTATAGAACAAAATAATAAAGAGTCTCTTTTGGCTGAGCAACAACAATTTTCTACTCCAGCAAAACAATCTCAGCAGATTATTGAATTATTCATTGATGAGCAAGAGTTAAAGTTACCGCATAGCCGAAAAGCACTAAGGCAATGGTTACTAGAAAACAAAACTAACATCGAGTTCACCTGGCAGAAATGTACAGTTGATGCATTCTTAGCGGGAAATACTGCATTTAATTGTTCTTCTGGCGATTTAGTGATCTTATCTATACATGACATTATCCCGGATAAACTGGAGCAATTGATAGCACAGTGTAATCGAATAGAGCTAAGCTTTATTGGTTTACTAGAGCAGCATAAAGTTACCACTAGCTCAAAGGAAGCAGGGTCTAAGGATCACTTTGATGCTGGAATTGAGCAAGAACTTAAAAATATCCTAAGTAAGGCTGACGCTATTTTGATGATTGGGACAACTGTATGGGTTGATCAAATTCGACAGTATTTTCGTGATAAGGTTAGCAACATATGGAAATATAGTATGGATTCTAATTCTTCATGGACTGATACAGCCCAGCGCTTGGTTATACATGGCAATGATCGTATTAATTGGTTGGAAGCCATGAAAAAAGCACAAGGAAGAAAAGTGAACCATGTATCGATTGTCATCCCTGTATATGGAAAACAGGATCTAACTCATCAGTGTATTAATTCTATTTTCCGCTCAACCAGTTCAGATATTTCTTTTGATGTTTTAATTATGGACAATGGTTCACCAGATAATACAGCTAGTATGGTAACGGATATGCAACAAACATATCCAAATTTAAAATTATTTTCCTCAAAGCAAAACTTGATGTTTTCTCTGGGTTGTAATATCGGAGTGATTGCTTCGACTGGTGAATATATCGTGTTACTAAACAACGATACGGTAGTTTCAAAAAATTGGCTTTCTTCTTTAATAGAGCCTTTGCAAAAAAAATCAAATGTAGGAATTACTGGACCAAAACTAATATATCCAGACCACACATTACAAGCTGGAGGAATTGTCTTTAGTAATCAGTCAAAATTTCCTTACCATATATACAAAAATATGTCGGAGAATAATCAAGTTGTTAATAAACAAAGATATTTCCAAGCTTTAACAGGAGCTTGTCTAGCTATGCGGGCTGTAGATTTTCTAGCAGTAAAAGGCTTGGATCCTTGTTTTGTTAATGGTTCTGAAGATCTTGACCTTTGCTTTAAAGTGAGAACACAACTGCGTAAAAAACTTTTATATTGCCCCAACTCAACTATTACGCATTTTGAGGGCAAAACTCCAGGTCGTGGCGGACATAGACTTCAAAATAGAAAGATTTTTGTTGATCGCTGGCGTAAGCAAATTCAGGCAGATGATCTTAGCTTTTATGATGAAGATGGTTTTCAGGTTGAACAATACCTACCTGAAAAAGGAGAGGTTATTGGTGATGAACTAGCATCTATCAAACCTAAACTTTCTAGAAATGAAAACCTATAA
- a CDS encoding glucose-1-phosphate thymidylyltransferase: protein MKGLILSGGKGTRLRPLTYTGAKQLVPVANKPILWYGIEAIVQAGITDIGIIISPETGEEIQEKTGDGSQFGANITYITQDEPAGLAHAVKIAQPFLGDSPFVMYLGDNLVEGDLTGFLQEFQTQNLDSLILLCPVSQPSAFGVAKVDEQGKVFALLEKPKDPPSNLALVGIYFFNPTIHRAIAQIEPSARGELEITDAIQWLIDQQNPVGSRQLQGWWLDTGKKDDLLEANRIILDTNLEIDVSGGNVDDNSEIIGRVTIGVGTRIINSTIRGPVIIGRNCLLENCFIGPYTSIADKATLVDADVEHSVILRESKVVNIEQRIVDSLIGERVQLTMAPKRPKAMRFLLGDDSQIELI, encoded by the coding sequence ATGAAAGGATTAATTTTATCTGGGGGAAAAGGAACCCGCTTGCGCCCTCTGACCTATACGGGGGCAAAACAACTGGTTCCAGTAGCAAATAAGCCTATTTTATGGTACGGCATTGAAGCGATTGTCCAAGCTGGTATCACAGACATTGGCATTATTATTAGTCCTGAGACGGGAGAAGAAATTCAAGAAAAAACTGGGGATGGTAGCCAGTTTGGCGCTAATATTACTTATATCACTCAGGATGAACCTGCTGGGTTAGCCCATGCAGTCAAAATTGCTCAGCCCTTTCTCGGAGATTCACCATTTGTAATGTATTTGGGGGATAATTTGGTAGAAGGGGATCTGACTGGCTTTTTGCAAGAGTTTCAAACCCAGAATTTAGATTCTTTAATTCTACTATGTCCTGTTTCTCAGCCGAGTGCTTTTGGTGTGGCTAAAGTTGATGAGCAAGGCAAAGTATTCGCACTATTGGAAAAACCGAAAGATCCGCCCTCGAATTTAGCTTTGGTTGGAATTTATTTTTTTAACCCTACCATTCATCGCGCGATCGCGCAGATTGAACCGTCAGCACGAGGAGAATTAGAAATTACGGATGCCATTCAATGGTTAATTGATCAACAAAACCCTGTGGGATCTCGTCAACTGCAAGGCTGGTGGCTTGATACGGGGAAAAAAGATGATTTATTAGAAGCCAACCGCATTATTCTTGACACCAATTTAGAAATTGATGTTTCGGGAGGCAATGTGGATGACAATTCTGAAATTATTGGTCGTGTTACGATCGGTGTAGGCACTCGCATTATCAATTCCACAATTCGTGGACCAGTTATTATTGGTCGCAATTGCCTTTTAGAAAATTGCTTTATTGGACCTTATACTAGTATTGCTGATAAAGCAACTTTAGTTGATGCTGATGTGGAACATAGTGTTATTTTGCGAGAGTCAAAAGTAGTTAATATCGAGCAACGAATTGTTGATAGTTTAATTGGAGAACGAGTCCAGTTAACGATGGCACCGAAGCGCCCCAAAGCAATGCGCTTTTTGCTAGGTGATGATTCACAAATTGAGTTAATTTGA
- a CDS encoding DUF563 domain-containing protein has product MLLKNEVLTLTRQLRIEEAIKTLEEFATNEPIMESWKLLEEATQKLTDMKELDIASKLWSSGSNRLAKRVGAPPTYFCEKKSQDIPTKEINFFSDLLKEKNQNSDQPKRYLLSIIDENDDVNNGFDSLDGLLALEKEKLFEQGNFKVPIWKYMRSYEILLIPRIIMVGLSTPSSLTGYTPMSLDGYWIKNFTQGGTGGRVIRYQAAQIKISEYVHERGSVFVIPGDHMNKFFHAMCNTFPALQIYRQLNLDCPIVFPKFPVEEQPKLSEIQSTLLKVMNIPEERVISQTNLENTYFNNGLLPQAFAPDRRVVEFYRKTASELDLNRESGLSNKYIYISRGDAKRRPIINQKEIISVLEAMGFSSVEMTYRSFEEQISIVRDASIIVAPHGAGLTNMVFCKPGTKIVELITESKRNIFYRLANLCEHKYYPILCSQASRSSRFETTSGNDCWHLDVTKLRKVIEKITN; this is encoded by the coding sequence ATGTTACTTAAAAATGAGGTTTTGACTTTAACGAGGCAATTGAGGATTGAAGAAGCTATAAAAACCCTAGAGGAGTTTGCTACGAATGAACCGATTATGGAAAGCTGGAAACTTCTGGAGGAAGCTACTCAAAAACTCACGGACATGAAAGAACTTGACATAGCCTCCAAATTGTGGAGCTCTGGCTCAAATAGACTTGCTAAACGTGTTGGTGCTCCACCAACCTATTTTTGCGAAAAAAAATCCCAAGATATTCCCACTAAAGAAATAAATTTCTTCAGCGATCTTCTCAAGGAAAAAAATCAAAATAGCGATCAACCTAAACGATATTTATTATCAATAATAGACGAAAATGACGATGTGAACAACGGATTTGATAGTCTTGATGGACTACTTGCTTTAGAAAAAGAAAAGCTTTTTGAGCAAGGTAACTTCAAAGTTCCTATCTGGAAATATATGCGTTCCTACGAGATTCTATTGATTCCAAGGATTATCATGGTAGGTCTTTCTACCCCGTCCTCACTAACAGGATACACACCTATGTCACTCGATGGCTATTGGATCAAAAATTTTACCCAAGGAGGTACGGGTGGTCGAGTCATTAGATATCAAGCAGCACAGATTAAAATTAGTGAGTATGTGCACGAGCGAGGTTCGGTTTTTGTCATACCAGGAGATCATATGAACAAATTCTTCCATGCTATGTGCAATACTTTTCCCGCACTGCAGATATACAGACAATTAAACCTAGACTGTCCAATAGTTTTTCCCAAGTTTCCAGTGGAGGAACAGCCTAAATTGTCAGAGATCCAGTCAACTTTGTTAAAGGTAATGAACATACCTGAAGAAAGAGTTATTTCACAAACAAATCTTGAAAATACCTACTTTAATAACGGTCTTCTGCCTCAGGCTTTTGCTCCAGATCGTCGAGTGGTAGAATTCTACAGAAAAACTGCCTCGGAACTTGATTTAAATAGGGAATCGGGACTCTCAAATAAATACATTTATATTTCCAGAGGAGATGCTAAAAGAAGACCCATAATTAATCAAAAAGAGATTATCAGCGTCCTAGAGGCGATGGGATTTAGTAGTGTTGAAATGACCTATCGTTCCTTTGAGGAACAAATTTCAATTGTTCGAGATGCCTCGATTATTGTAGCTCCTCATGGAGCTGGCCTCACTAACATGGTTTTTTGCAAACCTGGTACCAAGATTGTTGAATTAATTACTGAGTCTAAGCGGAACATCTTTTATCGGCTTGCAAATTTATGTGAACACAAGTACTATCCTATCCTCTGTTCCCAAGCTTCCCGTTCTTCTAGGTTTGAAACTACTTCAGGTAATGACTGCTGGCATCTTGATGTAACTAAACTCAGAAAAGTAATAGAAAAAATAACCAATTGA
- a CDS encoding sulfotransferase domain-containing protein, giving the protein MPNFLGIGVQKAGTTWLHEMLKQHPDIFLPQKYKELMFFDSQNNFNEIGVEGYQHFFKGSQNYVSVGEITPGYLWSSEVHSDKYEIPKFRFKTPQRVHNVLGSNVKLIVILRDPVKRAISGYMHHINKNRIQNWENILHVGKKHGIIHMGFYYAHLSKWLEYFNRDNFFIITYEWLFQDQSRISHVFDFLNVDSQFIPNQLEAKYNVGLLYKQFQEGIYVDIKSCEKKDNHNFQSDRWLKIIDRNSIENLKEIYKEDVAKLKTHLEIDTELWSI; this is encoded by the coding sequence ATGCCTAATTTTTTAGGAATCGGAGTTCAGAAAGCAGGTACGACATGGCTCCATGAGATGCTTAAGCAACATCCCGATATATTTTTACCTCAAAAATATAAAGAGCTTATGTTTTTTGACAGCCAAAATAATTTCAATGAAATTGGAGTAGAAGGGTATCAGCATTTTTTTAAGGGCAGCCAAAACTATGTCTCAGTTGGGGAAATTACACCAGGATATCTTTGGAGCTCTGAAGTTCACTCTGATAAGTATGAAATTCCTAAATTTAGATTTAAAACGCCACAGCGTGTTCACAACGTTTTAGGCTCCAATGTAAAGCTGATTGTAATTTTACGCGATCCCGTTAAACGAGCGATTTCTGGATATATGCATCATATCAATAAAAATCGTATTCAAAATTGGGAAAATATATTACACGTGGGAAAAAAACACGGTATTATTCACATGGGCTTTTATTACGCACATCTCTCAAAATGGTTAGAATATTTCAATCGAGATAATTTTTTTATTATTACTTATGAGTGGTTGTTTCAAGATCAATCTAGAATTTCTCATGTTTTTGATTTCCTGAATGTTGATTCCCAATTTATTCCCAATCAACTAGAAGCCAAATATAATGTTGGTTTACTCTACAAACAATTTCAAGAAGGAATTTATGTAGATATAAAGAGTTGTGAGAAAAAAGATAACCATAATTTTCAAAGTGATCGATGGTTAAAAATCATTGATCGTAATTCTATTGAAAACTTAAAAGAAATCTATAAAGAAGATGTCGCGAAATTGAAAACTCATTTAGAAATTGATACTGAACTTTGGTCTATTTGA